The genomic region TCAACCGCAACAACCGCCTCAAGCGGCTGATGGACCTCGGCGCACCCGAGATCATCGTCAACAACGAGAAGCGGATGCTGCAGGAGGCCGTCGACGCACTGTTCGACAACGGTCGTCGTGGCCGGCCGGTGACAGGCCCGGGCAACCGCCCGCTCAAGTCGCTGTCCGATCTGCTCAAGGGCAAGCAGGGCCGGTTCCGCCAGAACCTGCTCGGCAAGCGCGTCGACTACTCCGGCCGTTCGGTCATCGTCGTCGGCCCGCAGCTCAAGCTGCACCAGTGTGGTCTGCCCAAGCTGATGGCGCTCGAGCTGTTCAAGCCGTTCGTCATGAAGCGGCTGGTCGACCTGAACCACGCGCAGAACATCAAGTCCGCCAAGCGGATGGTGGAGCGTCAGCGCCCGCAGGTGTGGGACGTCCTCGAAGAGGTCATCGGGCAGCACCCGGTGATGCTCAACCGGGCACCCACCCTGCACCGGCTCGGCATCCAGGCCTTCGAGCCGCAGCTGGTCGAGGGCAAGGCCATCCAGCTCCACCCGCTGGTCTGTGCCGCGTTCAACGCCGACTTCGACGGTGACCAGATGGCAGTCCACCTGCCGCTGTCCGCCGAGGCCCAGGCCGAGGCCCGGGTGCTGATGCTCTCGAGCAACAACATCCTGTCGCCGGCGTCCGGCAAGCCGCTCGCGATGCCGTCGCTGGACCTCGTGACGGGTCTGTTCTACCTCTGCGGCAAGGACGAGGACGCGACCGGAGCCGGTCACGCCTTCTCCTCGCCCGCCGAGGCGATCATGGCCCGCGACGTCGGTCTGATCGACCTGCGCGCGCCGATCAAGGTGCGACTGACGGACATCATCCCCGGCCCGGACGCGGAGCTCCCCGAGGGCTACGAGGCCGGTCAGCCGTGGGTCGCGGACACCACCCTGGGACGGGTGCTGTTCAACGAGCTGCTGCCGAGCGCCTACCCGTTCGTCAACCAGGAGATGCCGAAGAAGGTCCAGGCGGCGATCGTCAACCACCTGGCCGAGTACTACCCGATGTCGCTGGTCGCGCAGACCCTCGACAAGCTCAAGGAAGCCGGCTTCTACTGGGCGACCAGGTCCGGCATGACCGTCGCGATCAACGACGTCATCATCCCGGCGAAGAAGCAGCAGATCCTCGACGAGCACGAGGAGCAGGCGACCAAGGTCGAGAAGTCCTACCAGCGCGGCAACCTCTCGTACAACGAGCGGACCGCCGAGCTGGTGCGGATCTGGGAGGACGCCACCAAGCAGATCGAGAACGAGCTGCCGGCGGCCTACCCGGCGGGCAACCCGATCTCGACCCTCGTTGTCGCCGGTGCCGCCGGTAACTGGATCCAGGTGCGGTCGCTGGCCGGCATGAAGGGCGTGGTGACCAACTCGCGCGGCGAGCAGATCCCGCGGCCGATCCGGTCCTCCTTCCGCGAGGGTCTGTCGGTGCTCGAGTACTTCATCAACACCCACTCGGCACGTAAGGGTCTGGCCGACACCGCGCTGCGGACGGCGGAGTCGGGTTACCTGACCCGTCGTCTGGTGGACGTCAGCCAGGACGTCATCGTCCGGCAGAACGACTGCGGGACCGAGCGTGGCGTCGAGCTGCCGATCTCGGAGGTCTACTCCGACGGCAGCGTGCACGTCCACGAGCACGCCGAGACCTCCATCGAGGCCAGGGTGCTCGCGGTCGACGCGGTCGACGCCAAGGGCAAGGTACTGATCGCTGCCGGCACCGACGTCCGTGGTGAGCACATCATCGCGGCGGTCGAGGCCGGGATCACCAGCGTCAAGGTCCGCTCCGTCCTCACCTGTGAGGCCGGCGTCGGCACCTGTGCCGTCTGCTACGGACGCAGCCTCGCCACCGGCGAGCTGGTCGACGTCGGCGAGGCGGTGGGCATCGTTGCGGCACAGTCCATCGGTGAGCCGGGTACCCAGCTGACCATGCGTACCTTCCACACCGGTGCGGCGTCGGGTTCCTCGGACATCACCCAGGGTCTGCCCCGTGTGCAGGAGCTCTTCGAGGCGCGCGTCCCGAAGGGTCGTGCGCCGATCGCGGACGCGGCCGGTCGGGTGCAGATCGACGACGCCGACAAGTTCCTGAAGATCACGATCATCCCGGACGACGGCAGCGAAGAGGTCGTCTACGAGAAGCTGCCGAAGACGCAGCGGCTCGCGACGATCGCGGTCGACGGCTCCGAGCGTCTGCTGACCGACGGCGATCACGTCGAGGTCGGACAGCAGCTGCTGGAGGGCAACGCCGATCCGCACGAGGTGCTCCGCGTGATGGGCCCCCGTCAGGTGCAGCTGCACCTGGCTCGCGAGGTGCAGAGTGTGTACCGCGCACAGGGTGTGTCGATCCACGACAAGCACATCGAGGTGATCGTCCGTCAGATGCTGCGTCGGGTGACCGTCATCGATTCGGGCTCCGCCGAGTTCCTGCCGGGTGCGGTGATCGAGCGCGGTGAGTTCGAGACCGTGAACCGTCGGATCATGGCAGAGGGCGGCGAGGCTGCTGCCGGACGTCCGGTCCTGATGGGCATCACCAAGGCATCGCTGGCGACCGATTCGTGGCTCTCGGCGGCCTCCTTCCAGGAGACCACCCGGGTGCTCACCGATGCGGCCATCAACGCCAAGAGCGACAAGCTGGTGGGCCTCAAGGAGAACGTCATCATCGGCAAGCTGATCCCGGCCGGTACGGGCATCGCCCGCTACCGCGACATCCAGGTCAACCCGACCGAGGAGGCGCGTGCCGCTGCGTACGCGCTGCCGAGTTTCGCCGACGACACCTACTACTCGGGTGACTTCGGCGCCAACACCGGTGCCGCAGTGCCGCTGGACGACTACGACCTGGGCCGCGACTACCGCTGATCAGGACGTAGCAGTACAGCCACCATCCAGAAGGCCGGTTCCCCCAGGGGAGCCGGCCTTCCGGCGTTGTACGGGCGGGCGCGCGGGGCGGTGATCGCCTGCAGCGATCGGTGGACGTCCAGATGGCTCGATCGCGGTGTGCCGGGTCCGCTGAACGCCTGGTCCCACGCCGGGCCGAACCGGTATCCCTCGAACGGGTCGGACATCGGCCGGCGCAGGGGAGTTCGTGTTGGAGATTCGTGACGGTGGTGTGAACGGCTGCGCGCTGGGCGATGAGAAGTCGGTTGGCCGCAGCCGGGTGTGGCCGGCGCTACGGTGGGACCATGCCTGGACACGATGGTGCGAAGCACGGTGCTCTCCGGCCGGCCAGGCTCGGGCCGCTGCAAGCGTTCGGTCGACGGCAGGCGCGCCGCCGGAAGAACTTCCCGCAACCGGTCACCACCGCGCTGGTGCAGCGTGACCTGCCGGTGACGATGTCGGACGGGGTGGTGCTGCCGGCCGACCACTGGGCGCCCGCTGGTGCGTCCAGCGGGCACACCGTGCTGGTCCGCAACCCCTACGGCCGGGACATGGCCGAGGTGTGGGCGTGCATGTTCGCCGAGGCCGGGCACCACGTGGTGGTGCAGGACTGTCGGGGCACCGGGGAGGCGGGCGGCGACTGGAATCCCTTCTTCAACGAACGGGCTGACGGCAGCGACACCGTGGCCTGGCTGCGCGGGCAGCCGTGGTACGGGGGGCGCTTCATCACCTTCGGCCCGAGTTACCTGGGGCTGACCCAGTGGTCCGTCGCCGAGGACCGTCCGACGGACCTGGTCGGGATGGTCGTCGTCATCTCGGCGCGGAACTTCCGTGAGGCCGTCGTCTACCCGGGTGAGGGATTCGCCTTCGAGACCGCGCTCACCTGGAACATTGCGCTCGATGCGCAGACCAAGGGCACGCTCGGGCGGTTGGCCGCGTTGGTGCGCTCGCCGCTGCGCCTGCGGGCCGCGACGGCACTCCCGCCTGCCGACGCGATCCGTGCGGCCGTCGGCCACGACGTCGACTCCTACCGGGACTGGCTGGTGCACAACGAACCCGGTGATCGGTTCTGGGAGCCGATCGACTTCGCGCGGGACCCGGCAGGTCTGCCGCCGGTGGTCATGACGGCCGGGTGGCACGACCTGTTCCTGCTCGATCAGGTGGCCGACCACCGGGCGCTGCAGGAAGCCGGGGTCAGCGCGCAACTGTTCATCGGCCCGTGGCGTCACACCGACGCCGGATCCGCCGACGCCGCGGTGCTGGCGGCACTCCGGATGCTGGCGCCCGCGGGCGAGATACGCGCGACCGACGGCGTGCACCTGCTGACCACCGGCGACGAGCAGACGGTGGAGTTGGCCGGTTGGCCGGGGGCCGAGGCACCGGGCGGCATCATGCATCTCACCGCCGCCGGTGCGCTGGCGCGGACGCCGGACAGCGCGTCGGGATCGCCCACCCTGACCTACGATCCGACCGACCCGACCCCGGCGGCCGGGGGCCGATCGCTCAATCCGATCACGGCCGGTCCGAAGTCGCAGAAGGCCAGGGAATCCCGCGGCGACGTGCTGCTGTTCACCGCCGCTGCCCTGGCGCAGGACCTCACCGTGATCGGCGATCCCGTTGTCCGGCTGACGATCTCGGGAACGGCAGCGTCCTACGACCTGTTCGTCCGGCTGTGCG from Nakamurella sp. A5-74 harbors:
- a CDS encoding DNA-directed RNA polymerase subunit beta', with the translated sequence MLDVNFFDELRIGLAAADDIRAWSHGEVKKPETINYRTLKPEKDGLFCEKIFGPTRDWECACGKYKRVRFKGIICERCGVEVTRAKVRRERMGHIELAAPVTHIWYFKGVPSRLGYLLDLAPKDLEKIIYFAAYLITGVNDELRHNDLPTIEAEMAVERKNLESTRDADLDTRAKKLETDLAELEAEGAKSDVRRKVRDGGEREQRQIRDAAQRKIDRLDEVLDLFKKLKVSDLIIDELLYRELEDRFGDYFEGGMGAEALKKIISEFDIDAEVERLRETIRSGKGQRKLRAIKRLKVVAAFQQTQNSPLGMVLDCVPVIPPELRPMVQLDGGRFATSDLNDLYRRVINRNNRLKRLMDLGAPEIIVNNEKRMLQEAVDALFDNGRRGRPVTGPGNRPLKSLSDLLKGKQGRFRQNLLGKRVDYSGRSVIVVGPQLKLHQCGLPKLMALELFKPFVMKRLVDLNHAQNIKSAKRMVERQRPQVWDVLEEVIGQHPVMLNRAPTLHRLGIQAFEPQLVEGKAIQLHPLVCAAFNADFDGDQMAVHLPLSAEAQAEARVLMLSSNNILSPASGKPLAMPSLDLVTGLFYLCGKDEDATGAGHAFSSPAEAIMARDVGLIDLRAPIKVRLTDIIPGPDAELPEGYEAGQPWVADTTLGRVLFNELLPSAYPFVNQEMPKKVQAAIVNHLAEYYPMSLVAQTLDKLKEAGFYWATRSGMTVAINDVIIPAKKQQILDEHEEQATKVEKSYQRGNLSYNERTAELVRIWEDATKQIENELPAAYPAGNPISTLVVAGAAGNWIQVRSLAGMKGVVTNSRGEQIPRPIRSSFREGLSVLEYFINTHSARKGLADTALRTAESGYLTRRLVDVSQDVIVRQNDCGTERGVELPISEVYSDGSVHVHEHAETSIEARVLAVDAVDAKGKVLIAAGTDVRGEHIIAAVEAGITSVKVRSVLTCEAGVGTCAVCYGRSLATGELVDVGEAVGIVAAQSIGEPGTQLTMRTFHTGAASGSSDITQGLPRVQELFEARVPKGRAPIADAAGRVQIDDADKFLKITIIPDDGSEEVVYEKLPKTQRLATIAVDGSERLLTDGDHVEVGQQLLEGNADPHEVLRVMGPRQVQLHLAREVQSVYRAQGVSIHDKHIEVIVRQMLRRVTVIDSGSAEFLPGAVIERGEFETVNRRIMAEGGEAAAGRPVLMGITKASLATDSWLSAASFQETTRVLTDAAINAKSDKLVGLKENVIIGKLIPAGTGIARYRDIQVNPTEEARAAAYALPSFADDTYYSGDFGANTGAAVPLDDYDLGRDYR
- a CDS encoding CocE/NonD family hydrolase, with translation MPGHDGAKHGALRPARLGPLQAFGRRQARRRKNFPQPVTTALVQRDLPVTMSDGVVLPADHWAPAGASSGHTVLVRNPYGRDMAEVWACMFAEAGHHVVVQDCRGTGEAGGDWNPFFNERADGSDTVAWLRGQPWYGGRFITFGPSYLGLTQWSVAEDRPTDLVGMVVVISARNFREAVVYPGEGFAFETALTWNIALDAQTKGTLGRLAALVRSPLRLRAATALPPADAIRAAVGHDVDSYRDWLVHNEPGDRFWEPIDFARDPAGLPPVVMTAGWHDLFLLDQVADHRALQEAGVSAQLFIGPWRHTDAGSADAAVLAALRMLAPAGEIRATDGVHLLTTGDEQTVELAGWPGAEAPGGIMHLTAAGALARTPDSASGSPTLTYDPTDPTPAAGGRSLNPITAGPKSQKARESRGDVLLFTAAALAQDLTVIGDPVVRLTISGTAASYDLFVRLCDVDAGGKSTSVTEGYRRFVDRVGDHEVELALAPTGHVFRAGHQIRLQVSGGAHPLHLRNPGNADPLHDFITLVPNELSIRLGGGRTAWLSLPVHAISGRAVS